Proteins co-encoded in one Saprospira grandis genomic window:
- a CDS encoding TIGR03986 family type III CRISPR-associated RAMP protein, with protein sequence MSTIKAAYNFVPLNRKVYYPDWSPYISQDQPFSDGQSGFIEIEVESRTPIFIADGQLGQRTANSPLSFSNYNGRHLIPATSFKGMLRSVVEIMSYSKLGVFNQHQFAFRDLNNKQLYMNQIRQENRPIQAGWLKKDGEDYYITPCGEPGRISFANIDDLFGTDMVEYFVAGRTKNRLYDRNNDSHKAARFKYENFSQTGAAKTTHTFVPAGKGYALGGNNDPRGMNGVLVFTGQPGLRKESKGQRSTGKGKEFIFFDQGRSRVLVDRKVIKSFKQAYFDHDVDRQTEDWKHWSAVLEGKGVEKGKIPVFYNVNRAGEIIHMGISYLYKLPYKYDVAALDTTDSLANLGKFDLAECIFGWVPNLTEDAAQYQEIKGRVQVGHLWHEGDLKRYYKNIRTVLSSPKASYYPTYLEQDLNTNGKLKRGVYATYDDSKARLAGRKRYPLKEFVAASMKSEDKNDNIDTLFNPLDTGNKFKGRIYYHNLRLVELGAILSALTFHNSQGEYFHQIGMGKPLGLGAIKVSARLEAGQEQALAAMRSFESCMRQVDDKWLYSEPIKELLTMAKFTDIRSNELEYMKLGRGSEDNEFTKAKNAKEGLNRYSVIADEFDELESLGEGVVPLGLEQRREKLLAELRRKKEQLGVHINQLELEADRLEKEAEEKKRLAIKREQAASQGLDPVKGETEFGPIRSKVNLFLKGLEVDLLPEEYWEELKQALIHAYSNAESSKEKNSFMNRKKKAKQTPLCRELSNWLGDSNTAENWAKEILGLSK encoded by the coding sequence ATGAGTACAATTAAAGCAGCATACAATTTTGTGCCTTTAAATAGAAAGGTGTATTACCCAGATTGGAGTCCGTATATTAGTCAGGACCAGCCTTTTAGTGATGGGCAGTCTGGATTTATTGAGATTGAAGTAGAGTCTAGAACGCCTATTTTTATTGCGGATGGGCAATTGGGGCAGCGCACAGCAAATAGTCCGCTTAGTTTTTCTAATTATAATGGCCGTCATCTGATTCCCGCGACCTCTTTTAAGGGGATGTTGCGTTCTGTTGTGGAGATCATGAGTTATAGCAAGTTGGGGGTGTTTAATCAACATCAATTTGCTTTTAGAGATTTGAATAACAAGCAACTGTATATGAATCAGATTCGTCAGGAGAATCGTCCGATTCAAGCAGGTTGGTTAAAGAAAGATGGTGAGGACTACTATATAACGCCTTGTGGCGAGCCTGGACGGATTAGCTTTGCTAATATTGATGATCTTTTTGGGACAGATATGGTGGAGTATTTTGTGGCGGGGAGGACAAAAAATCGTCTTTATGATAGAAATAATGATAGTCATAAAGCAGCTCGTTTTAAGTATGAAAACTTTTCTCAAACAGGTGCTGCTAAAACAACACATACTTTTGTGCCTGCAGGTAAGGGCTATGCTCTAGGGGGAAATAATGACCCTAGAGGTATGAATGGCGTCCTTGTTTTTACAGGTCAACCCGGTTTACGTAAAGAAAGCAAGGGACAAAGAAGTACAGGCAAAGGCAAGGAATTTATCTTCTTTGATCAAGGACGCTCAAGAGTCCTTGTAGATAGAAAAGTAATCAAGAGCTTTAAGCAAGCTTATTTTGATCATGATGTTGATCGTCAAACAGAGGACTGGAAGCATTGGTCAGCTGTACTAGAAGGGAAGGGAGTTGAAAAAGGTAAAATCCCTGTGTTTTATAATGTAAACAGAGCTGGAGAAATTATTCATATGGGGATTTCATATCTCTATAAGCTTCCTTATAAGTATGATGTCGCAGCCTTAGACACCACAGACAGTTTGGCTAATTTAGGCAAGTTTGATTTGGCAGAATGTATCTTTGGTTGGGTGCCAAATTTGACCGAAGACGCAGCTCAATATCAGGAAATAAAGGGCCGTGTGCAAGTAGGTCATCTCTGGCATGAGGGGGATTTGAAGCGGTACTACAAGAACATAAGAACCGTTTTGTCTAGTCCAAAGGCTTCTTATTACCCAACATATCTAGAACAGGATCTTAACACTAACGGAAAACTGAAAAGGGGAGTGTATGCTACTTATGATGATTCTAAGGCTCGTTTAGCGGGGCGAAAGCGTTATCCCTTAAAAGAATTTGTAGCTGCTTCGATGAAGTCTGAGGATAAAAATGATAATATTGACACTTTATTTAATCCTTTAGATACTGGCAATAAGTTTAAAGGCCGCATCTACTACCACAATCTTCGCTTGGTAGAGCTAGGCGCTATTTTATCAGCTTTAACTTTTCATAATAGTCAGGGGGAATACTTTCATCAGATTGGTATGGGAAAACCATTGGGCTTGGGAGCAATAAAGGTCAGCGCTCGTTTAGAAGCAGGGCAGGAGCAAGCCCTGGCCGCTATGCGCAGCTTTGAAAGTTGTATGCGGCAGGTAGATGATAAATGGCTATATAGTGAGCCTATTAAAGAGCTATTGACTATGGCAAAGTTTACTGATATTCGCTCTAATGAATTAGAGTATATGAAGCTTGGTCGAGGATCTGAGGACAATGAATTTACCAAAGCTAAAAATGCAAAAGAGGGGCTTAATCGTTACTCCGTTATTGCTGACGAATTTGATGAGTTGGAGTCTTTAGGAGAAGGTGTTGTTCCTCTTGGCCTAGAACAACGAAGAGAAAAACTACTTGCTGAGTTAAGACGTAAAAAGGAACAATTAGGTGTTCATATAAATCAACTAGAGCTGGAGGCCGATCGCCTAGAGAAAGAAGCAGAGGAGAAAAAACGATTAGCCATAAAACGAGAACAAGCAGCTAGTCAGGGCTTAGACCCTGTAAAAGGAGAAACTGAGTTTGGGCCAATTCGCTCTAAGGTCAATCTTTTCCTTAAGGGATTAGAAGTCGACCTGCTTCCTGAGGAATACTGGGAGGAGCTTAAACAGGCATTGATTCACGCTTACTCAAATGCTGAAAGCAGTAAAGAGAAAAATAGCTTTATGAATCGCAAGAAAAAAGCAAAGCAAACGCCGCTTTGTAGAGAACTCAGCAACTGGCTAGGCGACTCTAACACCGCCGAAAACTGGGCGAAAGAAATTTTGGGCCTCTCCAAATAA
- a CDS encoding CRISPR-associated DxTHG motif protein, with the protein MNQKKKVFISFLGTNGYGEVNYSFTKEEGTTTFFIQEAIFKEEIRKNKDFWNVEKDEIFFFVTALAKKNNYLRRALPFNQKPDKQREANALKLLKEGKAEEAMAALKEDISALPVDAEDGLKYRFEKLQEEGLIGKFQDVAIPDGLSEDEIWEVFARIVEYIGKDTELYFDITNGFRFLPMLTLAIIDYVTSVNNVVLKALYYGNFESGKAEKQKALNDQSLSDKQKKALKKQPVKAPIHRLNSIIELGQWTEAVEMFVRSADAQKLEPLLDQQIGETEQSTLGKELNALAKGIRTSRGKQLTQELKLKEVRQKVIELKQQADNGLKRQLPPLLDRIEGKIHAFNTYTSENGFAAVEWCIEHNMVQQGYTLLQESLITWLIEKTFSDITLSQHEEMRAVAQAALRGNKNDSISNIVSFCFKKKNRAYFNDDKGEMKDVAIKLVNKRKRYNGLKEVFLDITAKESEDETVAEELAGGLRNDINHGGYNNRANSPAFLTQELQNLTNRILQIIQPSYK; encoded by the coding sequence ATGAATCAGAAGAAAAAGGTTTTTATCTCGTTTTTGGGAACGAATGGATATGGTGAAGTAAATTACTCTTTTACAAAAGAAGAGGGAACGACAACCTTCTTCATCCAAGAAGCTATCTTTAAAGAAGAAATTCGTAAGAATAAGGATTTCTGGAATGTCGAAAAAGATGAGATTTTCTTTTTTGTTACAGCTCTTGCGAAGAAGAACAATTATTTGCGTCGAGCTCTCCCATTTAATCAAAAACCAGATAAGCAAAGAGAAGCTAATGCCTTAAAACTTTTGAAAGAAGGAAAGGCAGAAGAGGCTATGGCGGCTTTGAAAGAAGATATTTCAGCTTTACCTGTAGATGCAGAAGATGGCCTAAAGTACCGTTTTGAAAAGCTCCAAGAAGAAGGACTAATTGGCAAATTTCAAGATGTTGCTATTCCCGATGGACTCAGTGAGGATGAAATCTGGGAGGTTTTTGCCAGAATTGTAGAATATATTGGTAAGGATACAGAGCTCTATTTTGATATCACCAATGGTTTTAGATTTCTTCCTATGCTAACACTGGCAATCATTGACTATGTAACCTCGGTAAATAATGTCGTGCTAAAGGCGCTGTATTATGGTAATTTTGAGTCCGGAAAAGCTGAAAAACAAAAAGCTTTGAATGACCAGTCTTTGTCTGATAAGCAAAAGAAAGCACTAAAGAAACAGCCAGTAAAAGCTCCTATTCACCGCTTAAATAGCATCATCGAGCTAGGACAATGGACAGAAGCCGTAGAGATGTTTGTTCGGTCTGCCGATGCGCAAAAGTTGGAACCGCTACTGGATCAACAAATAGGCGAAACTGAACAGAGTACTCTAGGCAAAGAATTAAATGCCCTCGCTAAAGGCATCCGAACATCTAGAGGTAAACAACTTACCCAAGAGCTAAAACTCAAAGAAGTTCGCCAAAAGGTGATTGAGCTAAAACAACAGGCAGATAATGGCTTGAAACGCCAGCTCCCTCCGCTATTAGATAGAATAGAAGGCAAAATTCACGCTTTTAATACCTATACTTCCGAAAATGGCTTTGCCGCCGTAGAATGGTGTATTGAGCATAATATGGTGCAACAAGGTTATACGCTTTTGCAAGAAAGCTTAATTACTTGGCTCATTGAAAAGACATTTTCTGATATAACTTTGAGCCAACATGAAGAAATGAGAGCTGTAGCTCAAGCCGCTTTGAGGGGAAACAAGAATGACAGTATTAGTAATATAGTTAGCTTCTGCTTTAAGAAGAAGAATAGAGCATACTTTAATGATGATAAAGGAGAGATGAAGGATGTGGCTATTAAACTTGTTAACAAACGTAAAAGATACAATGGCTTAAAAGAAGTATTTTTAGACATCACAGCTAAAGAAAGTGAAGATGAAACTGTAGCGGAGGAGTTAGCTGGAGGCCTACGTAATGATATTAACCACGGAGGATATAATAATAGAGCAAATAGTCCAGCGTTTTTAACCCAAGAACTACAAAATCTTACCAACCGCATCCTCCAAATTATCCAACCCTCCTATAAATAG
- a CDS encoding PorP/SprF family type IX secretion system membrane protein, translated as MKGIYKLGLSLLMALGLQTAEAQQLPVFGHYIYNPYLYNPARTGDQGLGSLNLNIKRQWTSLPYAPLTAAFSAEAPIQNKKMGLGGMLYTDQTHIIRKVGGLASYAYHIPFSEDGSHGLSAGLSIGLVNQRFDFQSADVEDENDPEILGDQAQGTAFDFNMGLNYRWKKLNVGLSMLQGLNNQIRFLDALEREVSYVNTRHFMASAGYEFALGEQKKFFVRPVLMTRIVPGLPLQVEGNLLFGWKQLLWGGFAYRSSNNETATSAIIATVGVNVQKQMFFAYSFEMGADASLNNALGNQHEFMLAYRFKERKQKNEKLESEIEKMKSRELDMLQRMDQQGKGLDSLRQAQAAAAAEKASMQEQIKQQASLLTEQQRVMAKTKRILRSFVKPLRRNP; from the coding sequence ATGAAAGGAATTTATAAACTAGGGCTTTCTCTGCTGATGGCATTGGGCCTACAAACGGCCGAGGCACAGCAGTTGCCGGTTTTTGGCCATTATATTTACAACCCCTACCTCTATAATCCGGCACGGACGGGGGACCAAGGTTTGGGGAGCCTGAACCTGAATATCAAGCGGCAGTGGACCAGCCTGCCTTATGCGCCGCTTACCGCTGCTTTTTCGGCCGAAGCGCCTATCCAGAATAAGAAAATGGGCCTAGGGGGGATGCTGTATACCGACCAAACGCATATTATTCGGAAGGTGGGCGGCTTGGCCTCTTATGCCTATCATATTCCCTTTTCGGAGGATGGCAGCCATGGCTTGTCGGCAGGTTTGTCGATAGGTTTGGTCAATCAGCGCTTTGATTTTCAATCGGCAGATGTAGAAGATGAAAACGATCCCGAAATTTTGGGCGACCAAGCTCAGGGAACCGCTTTTGACTTTAATATGGGCCTCAATTATCGCTGGAAAAAGCTAAATGTCGGCTTGTCGATGCTGCAAGGGCTCAATAACCAAATTCGCTTTTTGGATGCCTTGGAAAGAGAGGTCAGCTATGTGAATACCCGCCATTTTATGGCTTCTGCAGGCTATGAATTTGCCTTGGGAGAGCAGAAAAAATTCTTTGTTCGCCCGGTCCTCATGACCCGAATTGTGCCCGGCTTGCCCCTGCAAGTAGAAGGGAACCTGCTTTTTGGTTGGAAACAATTGCTTTGGGGAGGTTTTGCCTACCGCTCTAGTAATAATGAAACCGCTACTTCGGCCATTATTGCTACGGTAGGTGTGAATGTGCAAAAGCAAATGTTTTTTGCCTATAGCTTTGAGATGGGAGCCGATGCCAGCCTAAATAACGCCCTAGGCAACCAGCATGAGTTTATGTTGGCTTATCGCTTTAAGGAGCGAAAGCAGAAAAACGAAAAACTCGAAAGCGAAATCGAGAAAATGAAATCTCGTGAGCTCGATATGTTGCAGCGTATGGACCAGCAAGGAAAAGGCCTAGACAGTCTGCGTCAAGCACAGGCTGCAGCTGCAGCCGAGAAAGCCAGCATGCAAGAGCAGATCAAGCAACAAGCCAGCCTACTTACTGAACAGCAAAGAGTGATGGCCAAAACAAAAAGGATATTGAGGAGCTTCGTCAAGCCATTAAGGCGCAACCCATGA
- a CDS encoding gliding motility-associated C-terminal domain-containing protein: MKKMTTLGLLLLTSLFFSSLLSAQCAYIYVDPAGTALGDGSEANPMDLQTALDEACLQNRKHIRLLAGTYNLSDKMIIDCDGLIIDGDWEVLNGVGRKNSSLATTININSPLETAPYDGATGTLVGYHIGIEAINFNDFQILDLEINVKNGGAAGTVSGTTGNRGHSVYGFYFRNANNWHIERVVMNTGQASRGTNGTQGAAGSNGIAGGTGTEAKCDDDCTTNRGGRGGSGGGGAAGAPTNIDGSCRNAGQVGSNGTAATGRNGGGGGSGGTGGAEDNRGARGGAGAAGGGGAGGTFGAGSTGSNDTNGDGTCSQVNARSGAPGQNGANGTNGTASPISNTFDLFWLPAGQGTTGTAGTGGGGGGGGGGGGGQGCFFCTDGTGGAGGGGGGGGQGALGGTGGWGSGSSFGLYAYASNGSSNNLSLNPASAAAGGTGGAPGLGGNGGAGGLLGGSSGGLFNCSTCEVGVGGLGGRGGNGGNGGRGGDGADGRSETIRSVNGSTLNATTSAGITQIITAQPLEGCTNSEILITKDGGTWSLPAGASFINDLNSTTSSYDNSSATAIISYTATGPQSTGLNATAYDGMVQMNTNRPLPAFASSMLTDLCEGETFFMSSSALGVEYQWIIFEAGTNVNTPVAAFTTQVASWMPPSLGTVTNYSVRLRVRTECCGWSAPNYFDFTVRDVAPAPTATGATICAGETATISATAINGGTLSWYEDPLGQILLQTGPGPVDNYTTDPLSQNTVFYVSEGAATCPGGITSVSVQVDPLPAQPAAADVEVCAGADAILNATGSGTGDLVFYDASQTEIARQAMSLATPNASYNLGALAAGSYTYYVAEDNGNCVSPFRLIAVTVNALPASPATTGATICAGESATVNAAGNSIAWYADAALTNQLGAGNSYNTPSLNSSTDYFAVTTSAQGCLSLPATATVTVEALPAAPTATGATICAGETASLNATGGTGTLNWYADPAGASLLASGPSFTTAALNQNTTYYVGETSSSAQACEGPLTAVTVTVNARPSTPSVSAQDVCDGEDVILNATGSGTGDLVFYDASQTEIGRQTMTAGNATQTLNAGPFAVGNYSFYVAEDDGVCTSPLQVVGLAVNALPASPATTGATICAGETATVSATGNNISWYADAALTNQLGAGNSYSTPSLNSSTDYFAVTTSAQACVSLPATASVTVEALPAAPTATGATICAGETASLNATGGTGTLNWYADPAGASLLASGPNFTTAALNQNTTYYVGETSSSAQACEGPLTAVTVTVNARPSTPSVSAQDVCDGEDVILNATGSGTGDLVFYDASQTEIGRQTMTAGNATQTLNAGPFAVGNYSFYVAEDDGVCTSPLQVVGLAVNALPASPATTGATICAGETATVSATGNNISWYADAALTNQVGAGNSYNTPVLTSNTTFYAVETNANGCASLAAATLVTVNAPPAAPSAANTTICQGESATFNATGTGAISWYADAAGSMLLALGNSYTTANLQQSTTYYMQAVNANGCASAFTPVTAIVSPLPLAPAASAASICEGDDLIITALGSGTGDLVFYDNNQVEINRFSMTAGNNSASYNAGALAAGNYNFFVREENAGCSSAPTAVLANVQASPAAPTAFNDSPACEGEEAFLQANSSAGATYSWTGPNGFVSSNQTIQLTDLTPAQAGFYYVQAFVGGCASAFDSTELQVLAAPQLVGPISSNAPLCEDETLNLGINAQMGWSYAWTGPNGFTANQASISIPELSEVDHQGFYTVVATDNVTGCQSAPLATLVQINRLPQPGMAFSNSPICIGQDLQLSVPAVLNASYSWTGPNGFSSTDRTPEITEATADAAGVYTVLVTVDNCSSLLEVEVEVNTLPNTSIIADTTIEEGEMLQLYATGGILYQWSPADYLSSNATPTPVFSGAPVGVYTYNVSIQDATGCAATEKVEIEVTPRTDLVVVDLFTPNNDGINDYWRIDFLQNFEPYTIQVFSRGGLEVFRSTAYNNDWDGRHYKTGQKLPEGTYYYVIQANFKEFTGAVTIKR, translated from the coding sequence ATGAAGAAAATGACTACTCTGGGCTTGCTCTTACTGACGAGCCTGTTTTTTTCCTCTCTGCTCTCCGCTCAATGCGCCTACATTTATGTAGATCCCGCAGGAACAGCTCTGGGAGATGGCTCAGAGGCTAACCCTATGGACCTGCAAACGGCCCTAGATGAAGCCTGCCTCCAAAATCGAAAACATATTCGATTGCTAGCCGGCACCTATAATCTATCTGATAAAATGATAATCGATTGCGATGGACTGATTATCGACGGAGATTGGGAAGTCCTCAATGGCGTAGGCCGAAAGAATTCTAGCCTAGCCACAACAATCAATATTAACTCGCCTCTAGAAACCGCTCCCTATGATGGAGCCACAGGAACCCTGGTGGGCTATCATATCGGTATCGAAGCCATTAACTTTAATGACTTTCAAATCCTAGACCTAGAGATTAACGTCAAAAATGGGGGCGCCGCAGGTACGGTCTCTGGTACAACCGGCAACCGCGGACATTCGGTCTATGGCTTCTATTTTCGCAATGCCAATAACTGGCATATCGAAAGAGTAGTGATGAATACAGGACAAGCTAGCCGAGGAACAAATGGTACCCAAGGCGCTGCCGGATCCAATGGTATCGCTGGCGGTACCGGAACAGAAGCTAAGTGTGATGACGATTGTACCACAAACCGCGGTGGACGTGGTGGCTCTGGCGGAGGTGGCGCCGCTGGTGCCCCTACCAATATCGATGGAAGTTGCCGCAATGCTGGTCAAGTAGGAAGCAACGGTACCGCAGCCACAGGCCGCAACGGTGGTGGCGGTGGCTCTGGTGGAACCGGTGGCGCAGAAGATAATCGAGGGGCCCGTGGTGGCGCTGGTGCTGCCGGTGGTGGTGGCGCTGGTGGAACCTTTGGCGCTGGCTCTACTGGTTCCAATGATACAAACGGAGATGGAACTTGTAGTCAGGTTAATGCCCGCTCAGGCGCTCCCGGCCAAAATGGCGCAAATGGTACTAATGGGACGGCTTCGCCTATCTCTAATACTTTCGACCTCTTCTGGCTGCCCGCTGGCCAAGGAACTACAGGTACTGCTGGCACTGGCGGTGGCGGCGGCGGCGGCGGCGGCGGCGGCGGTGGCCAAGGTTGCTTCTTTTGTACTGACGGTACTGGCGGCGCTGGCGGCGGCGGCGGTGGCGGTGGCCAAGGGGCCCTAGGCGGTACTGGCGGCTGGGGCTCTGGTAGCTCTTTTGGCCTCTATGCTTACGCAAGTAATGGCTCTAGCAATAACCTGAGCCTAAATCCAGCCTCAGCCGCTGCTGGTGGTACTGGCGGTGCCCCAGGTCTTGGCGGTAACGGTGGCGCAGGCGGCCTACTCGGCGGATCTAGTGGCGGCCTATTTAACTGCTCTACCTGTGAAGTAGGTGTCGGTGGACTCGGCGGACGTGGTGGCAATGGCGGAAATGGCGGTCGCGGTGGCGATGGCGCCGATGGCCGCTCAGAAACCATTCGCAGCGTTAATGGAAGTACCCTCAATGCAACGACTTCTGCTGGTATTACCCAAATTATTACCGCTCAACCCCTAGAAGGTTGTACCAATTCTGAAATCCTTATTACTAAGGATGGCGGTACTTGGTCTTTGCCCGCAGGCGCTAGCTTTATCAATGACCTAAATAGTACCACTTCTAGCTATGACAATAGCTCGGCGACCGCAATTATTAGCTATACAGCTACAGGTCCCCAAAGTACTGGCCTAAATGCTACCGCCTATGACGGTATGGTCCAAATGAATACAAATAGACCCTTACCCGCTTTTGCCTCTTCTATGCTGACCGATCTCTGTGAAGGAGAAACCTTCTTTATGAGTAGTTCAGCTCTAGGGGTAGAGTATCAATGGATTATTTTTGAGGCGGGAACAAATGTAAATACTCCCGTAGCAGCTTTTACCACTCAGGTGGCTAGCTGGATGCCCCCAAGCTTAGGAACGGTAACCAATTATAGCGTTCGCCTACGTGTGCGCACAGAATGCTGCGGCTGGTCCGCTCCTAATTATTTCGATTTTACGGTCAGAGATGTCGCTCCAGCCCCTACGGCTACTGGCGCCACGATCTGTGCCGGAGAAACAGCAACTATCTCGGCTACCGCTATCAATGGCGGAACACTGAGCTGGTATGAGGATCCCCTAGGCCAAATTCTACTGCAAACAGGCCCCGGCCCAGTAGATAATTATACCACTGATCCCCTTAGCCAAAATACGGTCTTCTATGTGAGCGAAGGCGCAGCCACTTGCCCCGGCGGAATCACTTCCGTTTCTGTGCAAGTAGATCCACTTCCCGCTCAACCCGCCGCTGCGGATGTAGAGGTTTGTGCAGGAGCCGACGCTATCCTAAATGCTACAGGTTCTGGTACCGGCGACCTCGTTTTCTACGATGCTAGCCAAACTGAAATCGCCCGCCAAGCTATGAGCTTAGCTACACCTAATGCTAGCTATAATTTGGGCGCCTTGGCTGCAGGAAGCTATACCTATTATGTGGCAGAGGATAATGGAAACTGTGTTTCTCCTTTCCGCCTAATTGCTGTTACTGTAAATGCGCTGCCCGCTAGTCCCGCCACGACTGGCGCTACTATCTGTGCTGGCGAAAGCGCTACCGTAAATGCAGCAGGCAATAGTATCGCTTGGTATGCCGATGCCGCTTTGACGAACCAATTGGGCGCAGGCAATAGCTATAATACGCCTAGCTTGAACAGCAGCACGGACTATTTTGCCGTAACGACTTCAGCCCAAGGCTGTTTGTCTTTGCCCGCTACGGCTACTGTAACGGTAGAGGCTTTGCCCGCCGCCCCCACGGCCACAGGCGCAACGATTTGCGCTGGCGAAACAGCTAGCCTTAACGCTACAGGCGGAACAGGTACGCTCAATTGGTATGCAGATCCCGCTGGAGCTAGCTTGCTCGCTAGCGGTCCTAGCTTTACCACTGCGGCTCTTAACCAAAATACTACTTATTATGTGGGCGAAACTTCTAGTTCTGCCCAAGCTTGTGAAGGTCCATTGACTGCGGTAACAGTCACCGTAAATGCTCGTCCTTCTACGCCTTCTGTAAGTGCTCAGGATGTTTGTGATGGAGAGGATGTGATCCTCAACGCTACCGGTTCTGGTACTGGCGACCTCGTTTTCTACGATGCTAGCCAAACAGAAATTGGCCGCCAAACGATGACGGCTGGAAACGCCACGCAAACGCTAAATGCTGGCCCCTTTGCCGTAGGTAATTATAGCTTTTATGTGGCCGAGGATGATGGCGTTTGTACTTCTCCTTTGCAGGTAGTTGGCTTGGCTGTAAATGCCCTGCCCGCTAGCCCCGCCACAACTGGCGCTACTATTTGCGCTGGCGAAACGGCTACTGTTTCGGCAACTGGAAACAATATTAGCTGGTATGCCGATGCCGCTTTGACGAACCAATTGGGCGCAGGAAATAGCTATAGTACGCCTAGCTTGAACAGCAGCACGGACTATTTTGCCGTAACAACTTCGGCCCAAGCTTGTGTTTCTTTGCCCGCTACGGCTAGCGTAACGGTGGAGGCTTTGCCCGCTGCACCCACGGCCACAGGCGCAACGATTTGCGCTGGCGAAACGGCTAGCCTTAATGCTACAGGCGGAACAGGTACGCTCAATTGGTATGCAGATCCCGCTGGAGCTAGCTTGCTTGCTAGCGGTCCAAACTTTACGACCGCAGCCCTTAACCAAAATACCACTTATTATGTGGGCGAAACTTCTAGTTCTGCCCAAGCTTGTGAAGGTCCATTGACTGCGGTAACCGTAACCGTAAATGCCCGTCCTTCTACGCCTTCTGTAAGTGCTCAGGATGTTTGTGATGGAGAGGATGTGATCCTCAACGCTACCGGTTCTGGTACTGGCGATTTGGTGTTCTACGATGCTAGCCAAACTGAAATTGGTCGCCAAACGATGACGGCTGGAAACGCCACGCAAACGCTAAATGCTGGCCCCTTTGCCGTAGGTAATTATAGCTTTTATGTGGCCGAGGATGATGGCGTTTGTACTTCTCCTTTGCAGGTAGTTGGCTTGGCTGTAAATGCGCTGCCCGCTAGCCCCGCCACAACTGGAGCTACTATTTGTGCTGGCGAAACGGCTACTGTTTCGGCAACAGGAAACAATATTAGCTGGTATGCCGATGCCGCTCTAACGAACCAAGTTGGCGCTGGCAATAGCTACAATACGCCCGTATTGACGAGCAATACTACTTTTTATGCCGTAGAAACTAATGCTAATGGCTGTGCTTCTTTGGCCGCCGCTACTTTGGTTACTGTAAATGCGCCGCCCGCAGCGCCTAGCGCAGCAAATACAACCATTTGCCAAGGGGAAAGTGCTACCTTTAATGCTACAGGAACAGGCGCCATTTCTTGGTATGCCGATGCGGCTGGAAGTATGTTGTTGGCCCTAGGCAATAGCTATACAACGGCCAATTTGCAACAGTCTACTACTTATTATATGCAGGCGGTGAATGCCAATGGCTGTGCTTCTGCATTTACGCCCGTTACGGCTATTGTGAGTCCTTTGCCTTTGGCCCCCGCAGCTTCTGCGGCAAGCATCTGTGAAGGCGATGATTTGATTATCACGGCCTTGGGTTCTGGTACTGGCGATTTGGTTTTCTATGATAATAACCAAGTAGAGATCAACCGCTTTAGTATGACTGCAGGAAACAATAGCGCTAGCTATAATGCAGGTGCCTTGGCTGCAGGCAACTACAATTTCTTTGTTCGAGAAGAAAATGCAGGTTGTAGCTCAGCCCCCACGGCTGTTTTGGCCAATGTTCAGGCCAGCCCCGCCGCTCCTACGGCCTTTAACGATAGCCCTGCCTGCGAAGGCGAAGAGGCTTTCTTGCAGGCCAATAGCAGTGCTGGCGCTACTTATAGCTGGACCGGTCCCAACGGCTTCGTATCGAGTAACCAAACGATCCAATTGACCGATTTGACTCCCGCTCAGGCTGGATTCTACTATGTACAGGCTTTTGTAGGCGGTTGTGCCTCTGCCTTTGATTCTACCGAACTACAAGTTTTGGCCGCTCCTCAGTTAGTGGGCCCGATTAGTAGTAATGCGCCCCTTTGCGAGGATGAAACCCTCAATTTGGGAATCAATGCACAGATGGGCTGGAGCTATGCCTGGACAGGTCCTAATGGCTTTACGGCCAACCAAGCCAGCATCAGTATTCCAGAGCTAAGCGAAGTAGATCATCAAGGGTTTTATACGGTAGTGGCTACCGATAATGTGACGGGTTGCCAATCGGCTCCTTTGGCCACTTTGGTCCAAATTAACCGCCTACCACAGCCCGGTATGGCCTTTAGCAATAGCCCGATTTGTATTGGCCAAGACCTTCAGTTGTCGGTGCCTGCCGTCCTTAATGCTAGCTATAGCTGGACCGGCCCCAACGGCTTTAGCTCTACAGATCGTACGCCCGAAATTACAGAGGCAACCGCCGATGCCGCTGGCGTTTATACGGTCCTAGTTACCGTAGATAACTGTAGCAGCTTGCTAGAAGTAGAGGTAGAAGTGAATACTTTGCCCAATACCAGCATCATCGCCGATACCACTATTGAGGAGGGCGAAATGCTCCAACTATACGCTACAGGCGGTATCCTCTACCAATGGAGCCCCGCCGATTACCTCAGCTCTAATGCTACGCCTACCCCTGTTTTCTCTGGCGCTCCCGTTGGTGTATATACCTATAATGTGAGTATTCAGGACGCTACGGGCTGTGCCGCTACCGAAAAGGTTGAAATTGAGGTGACTCCTCGTACCGATTTGGTGGTGGTGGATCTCTTTACACCCAATAATGACGGAATTAACGATTATTGGCGGATTGATTTTCTCCAGAACTTTGAGCCTTACACGATTCAGGTCTTCTCTCGAGGGGGGCTAGAGGTGTTCCGCTCTACGGCTTACAATAATGATTGGGATGGCAGGCACTATAAAACGGGCCAAAAGCTTCCAGAAGGCACCTATTATTATGTGATCCAAGCCAACTTTAAGGAGTTTACTGGAGCAGTGACCATTAAGCGTTAA